Below is a window of Candidatus Viadribacter manganicus DNA.
GCCGCCTCAACAGCAATGGACCCCAGCGGAAGCAGATTTCATCGCGCGTGATTTCGAGTTTCGCTCGAGCGAGCGGCTGGATGAGGTGCGCATCCATTATCAGACGCTGGGACGTCCCCATCGCGACAGGCGCGGGCAGATCGATAATGCTGTGCTGCTGTTGCACGGCACTGGCGGAAGCGGGCGGCAGTTTCTTGCGCCGCAATTTGCCAATGAGTTGTTTGGCCCGGGTCAACCGCTCGATGTCGAGCGTTATTACATCGTCATGCCGGACAATGTCGGGCACGGCCGTTCATCGAAGCCCTCGGACGGGCTGCACATGCGGTTTCCCCGTTATGACTATGACGACATGGTCGCGCTGCAGCATCGGCTTTTGACGGAAGGTCTGCACGTGCGGCGCGCGCGGCTCATTCTCGGCACTTCGATGGGCTGCATGCATGCGTTCGTATGGGGCGAGAGCCATCCGGATTTTGCGCGGGCCTTGATGCCGCTGGCGTGCGAGCCGATCGAAATCGCGGGGCTGAACCGGATGTGGCGCCAGCTCATCATCGACGGCATTCAAAGCGATCCGGCGTGGAACGGCGGCGAATATTCCGCTCAACCCGCGCAAGGTCTACGGACGGCAGCATCGATCCTGCAAATCGCCGGCGCTGCACCGCTCTATTTTCAAGAGCAATGGCCAACGCGCGATGCGGCGACGGCGGAAATTCGCGGCCGCGTCGAGCGCGCCATCGCCGGGCTCGATGCGAACGACGTGATCTATCAGTTCGAAAGCTCGCGAAATTACAATCCATGGCCCAATCTTGAGCGTGTCACCGCACCAGTGACATGGATCAACAGCGCCGACGATTTCATAAACCCGCGCAACTTTGCCTATCCGCAAGAGGTGCTGGCGCGCATGGGCGCGAATGCGCGGTTCAGATTGGTGGAAGAAACCTCGGTAACGCGCGGGCACGGCACACACACCTGGGCCGTGAATTGGAGGCAAGATCTGGTGGATCTGCTGGCGCGGAGCTAGTGTTGTGCTGGCGCGTGCGGATCGTAAGACGAGACGTGGTTCAGCGCGATCACCCAGTGGCCATCAATCTTACGCATAAGGCGCGTGTTGATGCCTTGTTGCGCGCGTTCGGGCCGTTCAAGCTGATAGTGACTGACGAGCATTGCAGAGTCCGGCCCAAGCATCTCGACGCTGATATCGTAGAAATGTAGTTGCCCGCGCCGCTCGGGTGCGCCGCCATAGTCGCGCACGTAATGATCGAGCGTGCCTTGCCACCCATCCTGAATGCGCCCGCCTGACACGAACACGACGCCGGGATTTTCAAACCCCGCCATATAGCCCTCGAAGTCGCCGCCATTCCACGCGGCTTCCATGGTGGCGATCAGCGCGCGGATTTCGGCTTCATCTTGCGAGACGTTGACCTGCGCCGCCTGCGTTTGCGCGCAACCGGAGAGTGGCGCGAGAGGCAAAACTAGGGCGGTGAAAAGTGCGCGCATGAGTGCCTCATCTAGCGGCGGCTTTGAAGACTATGCATAAGCGCGTCACCACCACCACCGGGCCGGTCGCGAAGCGATAGCGCACAATGTATGCGGACTTGCCTAAATTGATGATCAGCTCGCGGAAGCCACGCCTGCGTTCT
It encodes the following:
- a CDS encoding YybH family protein; this encodes MRALFTALVLPLAPLSGCAQTQAAQVNVSQDEAEIRALIATMEAAWNGGDFEGYMAGFENPGVVFVSGGRIQDGWQGTLDHYVRDYGGAPERRGQLHFYDISVEMLGPDSAMLVSHYQLERPERAQQGINTRLMRKIDGHWVIALNHVSSYDPHAPAQH
- a CDS encoding alpha/beta fold hydrolase; translated protein: MSFAAAVIALALQGAPISAPPQQQWTPAEADFIARDFEFRSSERLDEVRIHYQTLGRPHRDRRGQIDNAVLLLHGTGGSGRQFLAPQFANELFGPGQPLDVERYYIVMPDNVGHGRSSKPSDGLHMRFPRYDYDDMVALQHRLLTEGLHVRRARLILGTSMGCMHAFVWGESHPDFARALMPLACEPIEIAGLNRMWRQLIIDGIQSDPAWNGGEYSAQPAQGLRTAASILQIAGAAPLYFQEQWPTRDAATAEIRGRVERAIAGLDANDVIYQFESSRNYNPWPNLERVTAPVTWINSADDFINPRNFAYPQEVLARMGANARFRLVEETSVTRGHGTHTWAVNWRQDLVDLLARS